A region of Burkholderiales bacterium JOSHI_001 DNA encodes the following proteins:
- a CDS encoding response regulator containing a CheY-like receiver domain and an HTH DNA-binding domain (PFAM: Response regulator receiver domain; Bacterial regulatory proteins, luxR family), with product MGTLDSMIRIAIIDDHAMVRAGLRQFFSEHTDLKVVAEAATGREALDIVRGGEVDVIVMDIAMPDQSGVDALVAIRARAPDLPVLILSGYPEAHYATTLLRQGASGYLNKDCDPEEIIRAVRTVHRGRKFITPGVAERLAEGLAGGGGDQPAHEQLSERELQVFLRLAQGETVGHIAEAMSLSVKTVSTYRARVMEKMQLASNSDLTYYALKNGLIQ from the coding sequence ATGGGCACGCTGGACAGCATGATTCGCATTGCCATCATCGACGACCATGCGATGGTGCGGGCAGGGTTGCGGCAGTTCTTCAGCGAGCACACCGACCTGAAGGTGGTGGCCGAAGCCGCCACCGGCCGCGAGGCGCTGGACATCGTGCGCGGCGGCGAGGTGGATGTCATCGTGATGGACATCGCCATGCCGGACCAGAGCGGCGTGGACGCGCTGGTGGCCATCCGCGCCCGCGCGCCGGACCTGCCGGTGCTCATCCTGTCGGGCTACCCCGAAGCGCACTACGCCACCACGCTGCTGCGCCAGGGCGCCAGCGGCTACCTGAACAAGGACTGCGACCCGGAAGAGATCATCCGCGCCGTGCGCACGGTGCACCGCGGCCGCAAGTTCATCACCCCCGGCGTGGCCGAGCGCTTGGCCGAGGGCCTGGCCGGCGGCGGTGGTGACCAACCGGCCCACGAACAATTGTCCGAGCGTGAACTGCAGGTCTTCCTTCGCCTGGCCCAGGGTGAAACCGTGGGCCACATCGCCGAGGCCATGTCGCTGAGCGTGAAGACCGTCAGCACCTACCGGGCGCGGGTGATGGAAAAGATGCAGCTGGCGTCCAACAGCGACCTGACCTACTACGCGCTGAAGAACGGCCTGATCCAGTAG
- a CDS encoding ABC-type antimicrobial peptide transport system, ATPase component (PFAM: ABC transporter), with the protein MEACAPSLIRLRGITKTYGQGDTAFQALKGVDLDVSEGEFVAVMGPSGSGKSTVMNLLGCLDTPSGGEYRFRGVPVQSMSRDQRARLRRLYLGFVFQGFNLLARTSAQENVELPLLYRGEKAVVRARAAREALAAVGLTGWGHHTPAELSGGQQQRVAIARAIVSRPQVLLADEPTGNLDSQRSREIMQLLWQLNQERGITVLMVTHESDMAAYAKRVLRFVDGQIESDQPNPHPAGLVTAETT; encoded by the coding sequence GTGGAAGCCTGCGCCCCCTCGCTCATCCGCCTGCGCGGCATCACCAAGACCTACGGCCAGGGCGACACCGCCTTCCAGGCCCTGAAGGGCGTGGACCTGGACGTGTCCGAAGGCGAATTCGTGGCCGTGATGGGCCCCAGCGGCTCGGGCAAGAGCACGGTGATGAACCTGCTGGGCTGCCTGGACACCCCCAGCGGCGGCGAGTACCGCTTCCGCGGCGTGCCGGTGCAAAGCATGTCGCGCGACCAGCGCGCCCGCCTGCGGCGGCTGTACCTGGGCTTCGTGTTCCAGGGCTTCAACCTGCTGGCACGCACCAGCGCCCAGGAAAACGTGGAACTGCCGCTGCTCTACCGTGGCGAAAAGGCCGTGGTGCGGGCCCGGGCCGCACGCGAGGCCCTGGCCGCAGTGGGCCTGACCGGGTGGGGCCACCACACACCCGCCGAGCTGTCCGGCGGGCAGCAGCAGCGCGTGGCGATTGCGCGCGCCATCGTCAGCCGGCCGCAGGTGCTGCTGGCCGACGAGCCCACCGGCAACCTGGACAGCCAGCGCAGCCGCGAGATCATGCAACTGCTGTGGCAGCTGAACCAGGAACGCGGCATCACGGTGCTGATGGTCACGCACGAAAGCGACATGGCCGCCTACGCCAAGCGCGTGCTGCGCTTCGTGGACGGCCAGATCGAAAGCGACCAGCCCAACCCGCATCCGGCGGGGCTGGTGACGGCGGAGACCACGTGA
- a CDS encoding response regulator containing a CheY-like receiver domain and an HTH DNA-binding domain (PFAM: Response regulator receiver domain), producing the protein MTVLKTFIVEDSPVIRDNLIATLEELVPVQVVGTAEDETTALAWLGRSEAPEAAVDLVIVDIFLKGGSGLGVLRKAVALPRGAKLVVLSNYATTDMRKRCLELGADRVFDKSGEIDALIHYCARLAAGETGDTAPGALPA; encoded by the coding sequence ATGACCGTTCTCAAGACCTTCATCGTCGAAGACAGCCCGGTGATCAGGGACAACCTGATCGCCACCCTGGAAGAACTGGTGCCTGTGCAGGTGGTGGGCACGGCGGAGGACGAGACCACTGCGCTGGCCTGGCTGGGCCGCAGCGAAGCGCCGGAGGCGGCGGTGGACCTGGTCATCGTGGACATTTTCCTGAAGGGCGGCTCGGGCCTGGGCGTGCTGCGCAAGGCGGTGGCGCTGCCGCGCGGCGCCAAGCTGGTGGTGCTGAGCAACTACGCCACCACCGACATGCGCAAGCGCTGCCTGGAACTGGGTGCCGACCGGGTGTTCGACAAGTCCGGCGAGATCGACGCGCTGATCCACTACTGCGCCCGCCTGGCTGCCGGTGAAACCGGTGACACGGCCCCCGGTGCACTGCCGGCCTGA
- a CDS encoding signal transduction histidine kinase (PFAM: Histidine kinase; Histidine kinase-, DNA gyrase B-, and HSP90-like ATPase; CHASE3 domain) has translation MDVFLSVKRNPLVLALGCVAAVAIVAISEGSYRRSVAVLDKLGTVATARTSLQSLTQGLADAETGQRGYLLTGRPEYLQPYARARQKITDALGYLDVYYATDRVAGPTLAQLHRLAEAKLGELAETIRVQNEGRPEQARELVLSGLGRESMDAIRSLGTQLLADETQRVTEGRTAVYATLMTSRIGVALLTALGLLALATYLRQSARLVKQQREQQRLVQAERDHLEEEVARRTELLTALAQHLQTAREDERHRLARNLHDELGALLTSAKLDAARIKSRLGGSAPEASERLAHLVETLNSSIALGRRIIEDLRPSTLTNLGLVAALDILGREFAEASGLTVHRHLQPVGLSPSAELTVYRLVQEAITNISKYAQAHTVWLELGPQEGQVQVSVRDDGLGFNAGTQRHSAYGLVGMRFRVEAERGTLRIESAPGQGTRIQALLPAPA, from the coding sequence ATGGATGTCTTCCTGTCCGTGAAGCGCAACCCGCTGGTGCTGGCGCTGGGCTGCGTGGCCGCGGTGGCCATCGTGGCCATCAGCGAAGGGTCCTACCGGCGTTCGGTGGCCGTGCTGGACAAACTGGGCACGGTGGCCACGGCACGCACCAGCTTGCAGAGCCTGACGCAAGGCCTGGCGGACGCCGAAACCGGCCAACGCGGCTACCTGCTCACCGGCCGGCCCGAATACCTGCAGCCCTACGCGCGGGCGCGCCAGAAGATCACCGACGCGCTGGGCTACCTGGACGTCTACTACGCCACCGACCGGGTGGCCGGCCCCACGCTGGCACAGCTGCACCGCCTGGCCGAGGCCAAGCTGGGCGAGCTGGCCGAGACCATCCGCGTGCAGAACGAAGGCCGCCCCGAGCAGGCCCGCGAGCTGGTGCTGTCCGGCCTGGGCCGCGAAAGCATGGACGCCATCCGCAGCCTGGGCACGCAGTTGCTGGCCGACGAAACCCAGCGCGTGACCGAAGGCCGCACTGCGGTGTACGCCACGCTGATGACCAGCCGCATCGGGGTGGCCTTGCTCACCGCGCTGGGCCTCCTGGCGTTGGCCACCTACCTGCGCCAGAGCGCCCGGCTGGTGAAGCAGCAGCGTGAGCAGCAGCGCCTGGTACAGGCCGAGCGCGACCACCTGGAGGAAGAAGTGGCGCGCCGCACCGAACTGCTGACCGCCCTGGCCCAGCACCTGCAGACCGCGCGCGAGGACGAACGCCACCGCCTGGCGCGCAACCTGCACGACGAGCTGGGCGCCCTGCTCACCTCGGCCAAGCTGGACGCAGCGCGCATCAAGTCGCGCCTGGGCGGCAGCGCGCCCGAAGCGTCGGAACGCCTGGCCCACCTGGTGGAAACGCTCAACAGCAGCATCGCCCTGGGCCGGCGCATCATCGAGGACCTGCGTCCGTCAACGCTGACCAACCTGGGCCTGGTGGCGGCCCTGGACATCCTGGGGCGCGAATTCGCCGAAGCCTCGGGCCTGACCGTTCACCGCCACCTGCAGCCGGTGGGCCTGAGTCCCAGCGCGGAACTCACGGTGTATCGCCTGGTGCAGGAGGCCATCACCAACATCAGCAAGTACGCGCAGGCGCACACGGTGTGGCTGGAACTCGGCCCGCAAGAGGGCCAGGTGCAGGTGTCGGTGCGCGACGACGGCCTGGGCTTCAACGCCGGCACCCAGCGCCACAGCGCCTACGGCCTGGTGGGCATGCGCTTTCGCGTCGAGGCCGAGCGCGGCACGCTGCGCATCGAGTCGGCCCCGGGCCAGGGCACCCGCATCCAGGCCCTGCTGCCCGCACCGGCCTGA
- a CDS encoding ABC-type antimicrobial peptide transport system, permease component (PFAM: Predicted permease), whose translation MWGNTLLLSLREIRRNLLRSFLTILGIVIGVSAVITMVTVGNGATLAVQNQITALGTNLLMVRPGQRLGPGQPTSGAPPFREADVGAIATQLGGIAAVAPEARTAAVAVANGRNWATSASGTSNAVFVTSNWVLAAGRQFSEAEEQAGAAVCIIGETVRRELWGSASADSVLGQALRVKQLPCEVIGVLASKGQAAMGNDQDDTVLLPLRTLQRRVTGNQRVGTLLVSLRDEADASSVKTALAGLLRERRKLGPDDDDNFNVLDTQQLAQTLSGTTQVMTTLLGAVAAVSLLVGGIGIMNIMLVSVTERTREIGVRLAIGALEREVLLQFLIEAVVLAAFGGLLGIVLATGASIGLSALMDVPYQFNTGINLLAFVFSAAIGVVFGYFPARRAARLDPIESLRHE comes from the coding sequence ATGTGGGGCAACACGCTGCTGCTGTCGCTGCGTGAGATCCGCCGCAACCTGCTGCGGTCTTTCCTCACCATCCTGGGCATCGTCATCGGCGTGTCGGCGGTCATCACCATGGTGACGGTGGGCAACGGCGCCACGCTGGCGGTGCAGAACCAGATCACGGCGCTGGGCACCAACCTGCTGATGGTGCGCCCCGGCCAGCGCCTGGGGCCAGGCCAGCCCACGTCCGGCGCGCCGCCATTTCGGGAAGCCGACGTGGGCGCCATCGCCACCCAACTGGGCGGCATTGCCGCGGTGGCGCCGGAAGCGCGCACCGCCGCGGTGGCGGTGGCCAACGGCCGCAACTGGGCCACCAGCGCCAGCGGCACCAGCAACGCGGTGTTCGTCACCAGCAATTGGGTGCTGGCGGCGGGGCGCCAATTCAGCGAAGCCGAAGAACAGGCCGGCGCGGCGGTGTGCATCATCGGCGAAACGGTGCGGCGGGAACTGTGGGGCAGCGCCAGCGCGGACAGCGTGCTGGGCCAGGCGCTGCGCGTGAAGCAACTGCCTTGTGAAGTGATCGGCGTGCTGGCCAGCAAAGGCCAGGCCGCCATGGGCAACGACCAGGACGACACCGTGCTGCTGCCGCTGCGAACGCTGCAGCGGCGCGTCACCGGCAACCAGCGCGTGGGCACGCTGCTGGTGTCTTTGCGCGACGAGGCCGACGCCAGCAGCGTGAAGACCGCTCTGGCCGGCCTGCTGCGGGAACGCCGCAAGCTGGGGCCGGACGACGACGACAACTTCAACGTGCTGGACACCCAGCAACTGGCGCAGACCCTGTCCGGCACCACGCAGGTGATGACCACGCTGCTGGGTGCGGTGGCCGCGGTCAGCCTGCTGGTGGGCGGCATCGGCATCATGAACATCATGCTGGTGAGCGTGACCGAGCGCACGCGCGAAATCGGCGTGCGCCTGGCCATCGGCGCGCTGGAGCGCGAGGTGCTGCTGCAGTTCCTGATCGAAGCGGTGGTGCTGGCGGCCTTCGGTGGCCTGCTGGGCATCGTGCTGGCCACCGGCGCGTCCATCGGCCTGTCGGCGCTGATGGACGTGCCCTACCAATTCAACACCGGCATCAACCTGCTGGCCTTCGTGTTCTCGGCCGCCATCGGCGTGGTGTTCGGCTACTTTCCAGCGCGGCGGGCCGCGCGGCTGGACCCGATCGAATCGCTGCGGCACGAATGA
- a CDS encoding RND family efflux transporter, MFP subunit (PFAM: HlyD family secretion protein~TIGRFAM: RND family efflux transporter, MFP subunit) has protein sequence MKADVTPTDVQTLVQEPARAPWWRRARTWVALLLLGASVAGWQWWAQRSATQAAPRYSTEPITRGSITLTVTANGTLQPTRTVSIGSELSGTVARVMVDVNDRVKKGQVLVELDTSKLSDQIARSKATLASTQAKLAAAEATAQESVANLARLEEVARLSGGKVPAATELDASRAAGKRAQADRNAARAAVADAQAALRTDTTNLAKASIRAPTDGVVLTRAVDPGNAVAASLQAVTLFTLAEDLSQLKLQVNVDEADVGRVTPGRPASFTVAAHPGRRFPATITRVAFGSTITDNVVTYATQMDVANPDGSLRPGMTATASITATERQGVLRVPAPALRFTPAAAGASAAAASGGGSLVSRLMPRPPGNTSRRAGGGGLGGAGERASVQRTLWVLQDGQPQALKVTVGISDGRYTEVSGDGLAEGLQVITEQRVAKSN, from the coding sequence ATGAAAGCCGACGTCACCCCTACCGATGTGCAAACCCTGGTGCAGGAGCCCGCGCGCGCGCCCTGGTGGCGCCGCGCCAGGACCTGGGTCGCGCTCTTGCTGCTGGGCGCCAGCGTGGCCGGCTGGCAGTGGTGGGCGCAGCGCAGCGCCACCCAGGCCGCGCCTCGCTACAGCACCGAGCCCATCACGCGCGGCAGCATCACGCTCACCGTCACCGCCAATGGCACCCTGCAGCCCACCCGCACGGTGTCCATCGGCAGCGAGCTGTCGGGCACCGTGGCGCGCGTGATGGTGGACGTGAACGACCGGGTGAAAAAGGGCCAGGTCCTGGTGGAACTGGACACGTCCAAATTGAGCGACCAGATCGCCCGTTCCAAGGCCACGCTGGCGTCGACCCAGGCCAAGCTGGCCGCTGCCGAGGCCACGGCGCAGGAAAGCGTGGCGAACCTGGCCCGGCTGGAAGAGGTGGCGCGCCTGTCCGGCGGCAAGGTGCCGGCGGCCACCGAACTGGACGCTAGCCGCGCCGCTGGCAAGCGCGCCCAGGCCGACCGCAACGCCGCGCGCGCCGCCGTGGCCGACGCCCAGGCCGCGTTGCGCACAGACACCACCAACCTGGCCAAGGCCTCGATCCGCGCGCCCACCGACGGCGTGGTGCTCACCCGTGCGGTGGACCCGGGCAATGCGGTGGCGGCGTCGCTGCAGGCGGTGACGCTGTTCACCCTGGCCGAAGACCTGAGCCAGCTGAAACTGCAGGTGAACGTGGACGAAGCCGACGTGGGCCGCGTCACGCCCGGCAGGCCGGCCAGCTTCACCGTGGCAGCCCACCCGGGGCGGCGCTTCCCGGCCACCATCACCCGCGTGGCCTTTGGCTCCACCATCACCGACAACGTGGTCACCTACGCCACGCAGATGGACGTGGCCAACCCCGACGGCAGCCTGCGCCCGGGCATGACCGCCACCGCCAGCATCACCGCGACCGAACGCCAGGGCGTGCTGCGCGTGCCGGCGCCGGCGCTGCGATTCACGCCCGCCGCGGCGGGCGCGTCCGCCGCGGCGGCCAGCGGCGGCGGCAGCCTTGTTTCGCGCCTGATGCCGCGCCCGCCGGGCAACACCTCGCGGCGGGCCGGCGGTGGTGGCCTGGGCGGGGCCGGTGAACGCGCTTCGGTGCAGCGCACCCTGTGGGTGCTGCAGGACGGCCAACCCCAGGCGCTGAAGGTGACGGTGGGCATCAGCGACGGCCGCTACACCGAAGTCAGCGGTGACGGCCTTGCCGAAGGGCTGCAGGTCATCACCGAGCAGCGTGTCGCGAAGTCGAATTGA
- a CDS encoding efflux transporter, outer membrane factor lipoprotein, NodT family (PFAM: Outer membrane efflux protein~TIGRFAM: efflux transporter, outer membrane factor (OMF) lipoprotein, NodT family), with the protein MGRTQAHRGVWLGLVSALLLSACALPHRAALPTQAAPAVAVPSHWVSAPTTGAADLSTWWRLFGDPLLAELVQDAQIHHTSVQQAVAALAQARAATALARAGSSATLDAGGSLGASRAGSAATGRSARLALDAAWEADLFGRQAAGVAAAKADERSSALALADVQVSVAAETGLAYLTLRGNQTRLAVARANLASQQDTEQITTWRQRAGLASVLEVDQARSAVDQTRATLPALQSAITQGAHALAVLTGRPPAELRSRLETPRPLPAVPETLALALPADTLRRRPDLRAAEADAQAAAARVVVAEGAARPSFRLSGSLGLSALSLGSLFNTDSLLRSLLASVNWPLLDGGAAQATVAARQAALDQVRARWEGSLLTALREVEDALTALQHDRERHRHLQSAADAAASAEQLARTRQSAGLVDLAVVLETQRTLLAAQSSLAGVATDIATDHVRLYKALGGGWTPQETSAALPASQKTP; encoded by the coding sequence ATGGGAAGAACGCAGGCGCACCGCGGGGTTTGGCTGGGTCTGGTCAGCGCACTGCTGCTGTCCGCCTGTGCCTTGCCGCACCGCGCCGCCCTGCCAACACAGGCCGCGCCTGCGGTGGCGGTGCCGTCCCACTGGGTTTCTGCTCCCACCACCGGCGCCGCCGACCTGTCCACCTGGTGGCGTCTGTTCGGCGACCCGCTGCTGGCCGAACTGGTTCAGGACGCGCAAATCCACCACACCAGCGTTCAGCAGGCCGTGGCCGCCCTGGCCCAGGCGCGCGCGGCCACGGCCCTGGCGCGCGCCGGCTCGTCGGCCACGCTGGACGCCGGCGGCTCGCTGGGCGCCAGCCGCGCCGGCAGCGCGGCCACCGGCCGCAGCGCCCGCCTGGCCCTGGATGCCGCCTGGGAGGCCGACCTGTTCGGCAGGCAGGCCGCCGGCGTGGCCGCCGCGAAGGCGGATGAGCGCAGCAGCGCCTTGGCGCTGGCCGATGTGCAGGTGTCGGTGGCCGCCGAGACCGGCCTGGCCTACCTGACCCTGCGCGGCAACCAGACCAGGCTGGCCGTGGCACGGGCCAACCTGGCCAGCCAGCAGGACACCGAGCAGATCACCACCTGGCGGCAGCGCGCCGGCCTGGCCAGCGTGCTGGAGGTGGATCAGGCCCGCAGCGCGGTGGACCAGACCCGGGCCACGCTGCCGGCGCTGCAGTCGGCCATCACCCAGGGCGCGCACGCGCTGGCGGTGCTGACCGGCCGGCCACCCGCAGAACTGCGCAGCCGGCTGGAAACACCCCGGCCCCTGCCTGCGGTGCCCGAGACCCTGGCCCTGGCGCTGCCGGCCGACACCCTGCGCCGACGCCCCGACCTGCGCGCCGCCGAGGCGGACGCCCAGGCCGCCGCCGCGCGCGTGGTGGTGGCCGAGGGCGCGGCCCGACCCAGTTTCAGATTGTCGGGTTCGCTGGGCCTGTCGGCGCTGTCGCTGGGCAGCTTGTTCAACACCGACAGCCTCCTGCGCAGCTTGCTGGCCAGCGTGAACTGGCCCCTGCTGGACGGTGGTGCCGCCCAGGCCACGGTGGCCGCCCGCCAGGCGGCGCTGGACCAGGTGCGCGCGCGCTGGGAAGGCAGCCTGCTCACCGCCTTGCGGGAAGTGGAAGACGCGCTCACCGCCCTGCAGCACGACCGCGAACGCCACCGCCACCTTCAAAGCGCCGCCGACGCCGCGGCGTCGGCCGAACAACTGGCCCGCACCCGCCAGAGCGCGGGCCTGGTGGACCTGGCCGTGGTGCTGGAAACCCAGCGCACCCTGCTGGCGGCCCAAAGCAGCCTGGCCGGGGTGGCCACCGACATCGCCACCGACCATGTGCGCCTGTACAAGGCCCTGGGCGGCGGCTGGACGCCGCAGGAAACAAGTGCGGCGTTGCCCGCATCCCAGAAAACCCCATGA
- a CDS encoding putative permease (PFAM: Domain of unknown function DUF20), translating into MKTLDVPPADLNAERRPPVAGKALLALVGLAGLYALHAAGPVLVPMLLALLCSHALTPLVDRLVAWRVPRGLAAALLLAGIVGVVGSLAWRLADDAAAMVEALPETARKLRQAMEHPRSPSGGTAIDQMQRAAMEIERAAQPAAASAPALPRGVTKVQVEKPHFDVKDYLWPGALGLAAAAGQATVVLFITFFLLAAGDSFRRKLVRMAGPDFAHQRLTVQALQEIESQVRRYLQVQVLTSVLVGVATWAAFLAIGVEHAGVWGVAACVLNFVPYLGGLVVALGAALMAFVQFGQVQTALMVAAASLFITGLEGHGLTPWLTSRASRMNPLAVFVGVLACGALLGAWGLVLGMPILLIVKAVCDRVDLFKGVGEMLGD; encoded by the coding sequence ATGAAGACCCTTGATGTCCCGCCCGCCGACCTGAACGCAGAACGCCGGCCCCCGGTGGCCGGCAAGGCGCTGCTGGCGCTGGTCGGCCTGGCGGGCCTGTATGCGCTGCACGCCGCCGGCCCGGTGCTGGTGCCTATGCTGCTGGCCCTGCTGTGCAGCCATGCGCTGACCCCCCTGGTGGACCGTCTGGTGGCGTGGCGCGTGCCGCGCGGGCTGGCCGCCGCGCTGCTGCTGGCCGGCATCGTTGGTGTGGTGGGTTCATTGGCCTGGCGTTTGGCCGATGACGCCGCGGCGATGGTGGAGGCCCTGCCCGAGACCGCGCGCAAGCTGCGCCAGGCAATGGAACACCCGCGCAGCCCGTCCGGCGGCACGGCCATCGACCAGATGCAGAGGGCTGCGATGGAAATTGAGCGTGCAGCACAGCCGGCCGCCGCCTCCGCGCCGGCGCTGCCGCGCGGGGTGACCAAGGTGCAGGTCGAGAAGCCGCACTTCGACGTCAAGGACTACCTGTGGCCCGGTGCCCTGGGCCTGGCCGCGGCAGCCGGGCAGGCGACGGTGGTGCTGTTCATCACCTTTTTCCTGCTGGCCGCGGGCGACAGCTTCCGGCGCAAGCTGGTGCGCATGGCCGGCCCGGACTTCGCCCACCAGCGTCTGACGGTGCAGGCGCTGCAAGAGATCGAATCCCAGGTGCGGCGCTACCTGCAGGTGCAGGTGCTGACCAGCGTGCTGGTGGGCGTGGCCACCTGGGCGGCCTTCCTGGCCATTGGTGTGGAACACGCAGGCGTCTGGGGCGTGGCCGCCTGCGTGCTGAATTTCGTGCCCTACCTGGGGGGCCTGGTGGTGGCGTTGGGCGCGGCGCTGATGGCTTTTGTGCAGTTCGGCCAGGTGCAGACGGCGCTGATGGTGGCCGCGGCGTCGCTGTTCATCACCGGGCTGGAGGGCCATGGGCTCACCCCCTGGCTCACCAGCCGGGCCAGCCGCATGAACCCGCTGGCGGTGTTCGTTGGCGTGCTGGCCTGCGGCGCCTTGCTGGGCGCCTGGGGACTGGTGCTGGGCATGCCCATCCTGCTGATCGTCAAGGCGGTGTGCGACCGCGTGGACCTCTTCAAGGGTGTGGGCGAGATGCTGGGTGATTGA
- a CDS encoding putative periplasmic or secreted lipoprotein (PFAM: Putative phospholipid-binding domain), with protein MFTRTTFAASILAALLVTTTGCAVTRGQQSVGAYVDDTAITTAVKAHFLENKDVDGTSISVETLKGTVMLSGFAKSNTERTTAESIARGTKGVVAVRNEIAVRP; from the coding sequence ATGTTCACCCGCACCACCTTTGCCGCCTCCATTCTGGCGGCCCTGCTCGTCACCACCACCGGCTGTGCCGTCACGCGCGGCCAGCAAAGCGTGGGCGCCTACGTCGACGACACCGCCATCACCACCGCCGTGAAGGCGCACTTCCTGGAGAACAAGGACGTGGACGGCACCAGCATCAGCGTGGAAACGCTCAAGGGCACGGTGATGCTGTCGGGCTTTGCGAAGAGCAACACCGAACGCACCACCGCCGAAAGCATTGCCCGCGGCACCAAGGGTGTGGTGGCGGTGCGCAACGAGATCGCCGTGCGGCCCTGA
- a CDS encoding Protein of unknown function (DUF1328) (PFAM: Protein of unknown function (DUF1328)): MLHYAVVFFVIALIAALFGFSGIAASAVGIGKILFIVFAVLSVATFLFGLISKS, translated from the coding sequence ATGCTTCACTACGCCGTCGTCTTCTTCGTCATTGCCCTCATCGCCGCCCTGTTCGGCTTCAGCGGCATTGCCGCCAGCGCCGTGGGCATCGGCAAGATCCTGTTCATCGTCTTTGCCGTGCTGTCGGTGGCCACCTTCCTGTTTGGCCTGATCTCGAAATCCTGA